The Sylvia atricapilla isolate bSylAtr1 chromosome 5, bSylAtr1.pri, whole genome shotgun sequence genome includes a window with the following:
- the C5H12orf75 gene encoding overexpressed in colon carcinoma 1 protein isoform X2, translating into MGCGNSTAGGAGGRGATGTTKDVAEESISDDDKRRNYGGVYVGLPSEAAAMAPSQTKAAPKD; encoded by the exons ATGGGCTGCGGCAACTCCACggccggcggcgcggggggGAGAG gtGCTACAGGGACTACTAAGGATGT AGCAGAAGAATCCATATCAGATGATGACAAAAGGAG GAACTATGGTGGGGTGTACGTGGGCCTGCCGTCGGAGGCTGCTGCCATGGCTCCCAGTCAGACGAAGGCTGCACCCAAAG attag
- the C5H12orf75 gene encoding overexpressed in colon carcinoma 1 protein isoform X1, translating into MGCGNSTAGGAGGRGATGTTKDVAEESISDDDKRRNYGGVYVGLPSEAAAMAPSQTKAAPKEGNKDIKMQTARVY; encoded by the exons ATGGGCTGCGGCAACTCCACggccggcggcgcggggggGAGAG gtGCTACAGGGACTACTAAGGATGT AGCAGAAGAATCCATATCAGATGATGACAAAAGGAG GAACTATGGTGGGGTGTACGTGGGCCTGCCGTCGGAGGCTGCTGCCATGGCTCCCAGTCAGACGAAGGCTGCACCCAAAG aaggaaataaagacaTCAAGATGCAAACAGCCCGAG tctACTAA